CCGCCGTTATAAATCTGGTTCACTCGTCTACTACTCATCCGATTGACGTAACTAGAGTAAGACCCGGTGGCCCCCTTGTTCTGCATTCGTTGCTGCATTTGGGGATCGGTTTGCATGAAATTAATCAGCATGTGCCGCCGGAATTGGTCCGCAATGGTGGCTTCCACTGCCGAGTAATCAGCGCCCGTCTCAATGTAGCTTTGGACGGCATCGGTTCCCAGTAACGCAACGATGAAAACCTCGGTATCATCCGGATAATTCTGTTGCTTGAGGTATTGCAAGGCTACTTGTTTTACCTTCTGTTCACGGGTCGCCTTTTCGTGTTCATATTGTGTAACTTGTTGCTGGTAATCCGTCACGGCTACGGGTCCCTTCGCTAGATTAGGAAAGAAAACCACCTTGTTAATGCCATGCAACTTCAAACTTTCTTCGTTAAAGGCCTGCCATAACGTCTCGGAAGCCGGCCGTTTTTGCTTAGCCGTCAGATTATCAACTATTCGATTAATTAAAACCTCATCGGTAGTTGGCAGCTGTTGCTTTTGCAGAAAGTCAATCACCTTGCGATCATAGGACTTACGGCTGTAATGACGCCGTCCCTTCAGAGAAAAGACCAACGCCCCGATTCCAACTAGAACTAATAGCAACGCCACAAATACGAGATTTTTGTGCTGTTCTGCTTGATCCGCCCGGTTAGTCCGGGTGCGGGCTTGTTGTTGCTGTACTTGGCTCGGGGTATAAATGTTACTTTGCTGTTGTTTTAACCGTTGAGCCACCAAATTACTAATCGTTTGCACTGCCTGGTCGTAATTTTGTTGGTGCAAACTACTTTGCACTTGTTGGTTGGTGAAAATTTGAGAAACAGCGCCATCGGGGAGCGCGCCCTGTAATCCGGTTCCCACTTCTAAACGAGCTTCGTGTTGGCCTGGCTTAACATTAACAACTAATAAAACTCCATTGTGCCAACCAGCTCGGCCTAGTTTTAACCGACGGGCTTGATCAATGGCATAGTCATCAATGTTTTGCTGTTTAGGTAATCCATTTTTCGTAATCACCGCATATTGCGGTTTCCCTTTAATTTGGCGCAGCTGATTTTGGTTTAGGTCATCGACCATTTGCAAGGTGTTTTCCGAAAGTACTCCGGCATCGTCATTCACAAAGGTACTCTGGTGGTCCGCAGCATGGACCCCGGTCACCAGTAACATTAACCCAAGCATTAGGGTAGCCAAAAAGCCTAGAAATCGCGTTTTCTTCATGGATAAGTTATCCTCAATTCTGTGCGTTTAATCTGCATAGCGCTATTCTCTTATAGTCCTTGACCCCTGTCAATTAATCTTAACCACCGTCGTAAGTCGTTGGGACCACTTTCTGCTCGTGTTTTCCGTATAATGGTCATACTACTACCGAAAGCGAGGTATCCACATGGACGTGGCAGTTTTAGAAAGTCTAGCTTTACAAGCTGGAAAACTAGCCCTCTTTTTAATCGTCGTTCTGATTGCCTGGCCCCTCGTGGTGGGTTGGCTCACTTCACATTTAGCCCGCGTGGTGCAACGCACCCTTGTGGTCAACTTCAGCGAACGTGCCCAGTACTGGGTCGGTGGTCTCGGTGTCATTATCCACGAACTAGGCCACCTCATTTTTGCATTACTCTTCATGCATCGGATTAGTTCCTTTAAACTACTAAACCTGTCGGGCAATCACGATGGTTCCCTCGGAAGCGTGGCTTCTAATTATAATCCGCGAAATTGGTACCAAGCGGTCGGAAATTTCTTCATCGGCTTGGCGCCCATGTTAAGTGGCATCTTTGTTTTGACGTTACTCATCCAGCTCCTGTGTCACCCAGACTACACACCAGTGGGAGCTCCAGAATTCATTAATCAACAGCAGCCATTGCTCTCTTATGCTCAATTTGCTGGCCAAACCACCCAAACTTGGCTGGGAGAAACTGTAACTGCTTTTTTATCCAGCTCCTGGTGGCAACAAGTTTTATTACTGTTATTAATTGGAACCATTAGCACAACTGCATTTAGTCTCTCCCCTGCTGATTTGAAGAGTTCCTGGCAAGGCGCAAAGGTCTACCTGTTCCTCGTGATTATCATCAGTATTGTGATTACCGGCATTAAACTAATCCATCCCGCTTTTGGTCAATCGCTAGATCAATTTGTCCTGTTAACCGGGGTAGTGTGGCTGGTGCTGCTGATTTTAATCTGTATCTGTCTCTTGATTAGTTGGATTGAGTTGCTAGTGATTGCGTTCCCATTACGACTAATTAAACAACGCTAAAAATAATTTTATTTAATTTTTAAGACTTATTTATGTAATAATAGGGATGCTAATCTTATTTAATACCATTTTGATCTTCATAATATTATAATTTTCTCCTAAATTACAACATAATTGATACGTTATAACCTAATAATAAAAATAAGATTAGTAATGAAAAGGCAAGCCCAACTGGACCTGCCTTTTTTCCATTTGTGGAATAATTTAGCTCTTTGAAATGACATACTACTAAAGCGTGACACCAAGGTCTGATTTTCGAACATAGGTTCTTAATCTCATTGAAATGACATACTACTAAAACTTAGCATGATACTTATTCCACGTAGATTTCGTTCTTAATCTCATTGAAATGACATACTACTAAAACATGTCGATAGTCATAACTACTGGGGCGTTAGTTCTTAATCTCATTGAAATGACATACTACTAAAACCCCGCCAGACAAATCTTTGGATTAATAGTCGTTCTTAATCTCATTGAAATGACATACTACTAAAACGATGGCTGTGACTTCTCCGGTGGAGCTGGAGTTCTTAATCTCATTGAAATGACATACTACTAAAACCGATTAATTAATGTAACATCTTGCCGGAATGTTCTTAATCTCATTGAAATGACATACTACTAAAACATAAAGGTAAGCCTGCTGTTCTTGATCCTAGTTCTTAATCTCATTGAAATGACATACTACTAAAACATAAAGGTAAGCCTGCTGTTCTTGATCCTAGTTCTTAATCTCATTGAAATGACATACTACTAAAACATAAAGGTAAGCCTGCTGTTCTTGATCCT
This genomic stretch from Fructilactobacillus carniphilus harbors:
- a CDS encoding TPM domain-containing protein produces the protein MKKTRFLGFLATLMLGLMLLVTGVHAADHQSTFVNDDAGVLSENTLQMVDDLNQNQLRQIKGKPQYAVITKNGLPKQQNIDDYAIDQARRLKLGRAGWHNGVLLVVNVKPGQHEARLEVGTGLQGALPDGAVSQIFTNQQVQSSLHQQNYDQAVQTISNLVAQRLKQQQSNIYTPSQVQQQQARTRTNRADQAEQHKNLVFVALLLVLVGIGALVFSLKGRRHYSRKSYDRKVIDFLQKQQLPTTDEVLINRIVDNLTAKQKRPASETLWQAFNEESLKLHGINKVVFFPNLAKGPVAVTDYQQQVTQYEHEKATREQKVKQVALQYLKQQNYPDDTEVFIVALLGTDAVQSYIETGADYSAVEATIADQFRRHMLINFMQTDPQMQQRMQNKGATGSYSSYVNRMSSRRVNQIYNGGNISRMLLWGAVAGLLGSMFSNRDHHDDHWGSGSSFGGGNDSGFFDSGGDNSGGFFGDGFGGDSGGFDGGGGDSSGW